In Actinomycetota bacterium, the sequence TCCCTGATCGCAGCACCACTTCTCACCCTCATAAACCCGGGCCTGGTTCCGGGCCCCGCAACCGTAGCGTCGGCCGCGCTGAACCTGATGACCCTCTACCGGACCCGGGGCGGCCCCGCCGACTGGCGAGGCGTGCGGTGGGCCGGGCTGGGACTGATCCCCGGGACGCTGGTGGCCGGAGTAATGCTGGCTGCGATGTCGGCCCGTCTGTTGGCCGTAAGCGTCGGGGTCCTGGTGCTCCTCGCCATTGTGGTCAGCATGGCCGGGGTCCAGGTGCGGAGAAGCGCTCCGTCCCTGCTGGCCATCGGGACCGTGTCCGGGTTCATGGGAACCGTTGCGACCGTCGGAGGGCCCGCGATGGCACTGG encodes:
- a CDS encoding sulfite exporter TauE/SafE family protein, with product MLEPLSLVLAALAAAAGSLVQGSVGFGFSLIAAPLLTLINPGLVPGPATVASAALNLMTLYRTRGGPADWRGVRWAGLGLIPGTLVAGVMLAAMSARLLAVSVGVLVLLAIVVSMAGVQVRRSAPSLLAIGTVSGFMGTVATVGGPAMALAYQHDSGPVIRATLNRFFLAGTIIAMAVLIPAGHLDREHMLAGLAMVPGVGVGYLVAQRLHKRIDAGWARPAVLTVAAVSSIAVLVRELV